One Nocardioides oleivorans DNA segment encodes these proteins:
- a CDS encoding MBL fold metallo-hydrolase, translating to MTSSSPRSSPWSGGSFGATGTCVLAPNASIMTLDGTNTWVLRDPDSSRSVVVDPGPSIDAHLSAIDAAAGDVSVVLLTHHHADHSEAAREYAERHGCGVRALDPDYRLGSEGLGEGDVISVGGLEVHVVATPGHTSDSLSFVVPQDRAVLTGDTVLGRGTTVVAHPDGQLGAYLSSLQRLHALCGEQGITAVWPGHGPVIDDALGALDFYLAHREQRLEQVRAALATLPDVDDPARAVVEIVYADVDPVLWGAAELSVRAQLAYLGED from the coding sequence ATGACCTCGTCGTCGCCCCGGTCGTCGCCCTGGTCGGGGGGCAGCTTCGGCGCCACCGGCACCTGCGTGCTGGCGCCCAACGCCAGCATCATGACCCTCGACGGCACCAACACGTGGGTGCTGCGCGACCCCGACTCGTCGCGGTCGGTCGTGGTCGACCCCGGCCCGTCGATCGACGCGCACCTGTCCGCGATCGACGCCGCGGCCGGTGACGTCTCGGTCGTCCTGCTGACGCACCACCACGCCGACCACAGCGAGGCGGCCCGCGAGTACGCCGAACGGCACGGGTGCGGCGTACGCGCCCTCGACCCGGACTACCGGCTCGGCTCCGAGGGCCTCGGCGAGGGTGACGTCATCTCCGTCGGCGGCCTCGAGGTGCACGTCGTCGCGACGCCGGGACACACGTCGGACTCGCTGTCCTTCGTCGTCCCGCAGGACCGGGCGGTGCTGACCGGCGACACCGTCCTCGGCCGCGGCACCACCGTCGTCGCGCACCCGGACGGCCAGCTGGGGGCGTACCTCTCCTCCCTCCAGCGGCTGCACGCGCTCTGCGGCGAGCAGGGCATCACCGCCGTCTGGCCCGGCCACGGCCCGGTCATAGACGACGCGCTGGGGGCGCTCGACTTCTACCTCGCGCATCGCGAGCAGCGGCTGGAGCAGGTGCGTGCGGCGCTGGCGACCCTCCCCGACGTCGACGACCCCGCGCGCGCGGTGGTCGAGATCGTGTACGCCGACGTCGACCCGGTGCTGTGGGGCGCGGCGGAGCTGTCGGTGCGCGCTCAGCTGGCCTACCTCGGTGAGGACTGA
- a CDS encoding NUDIX hydrolase, with amino-acid sequence MQRLPLPDALVTQARSYAAGDATPAEPRDAATVVLMRPGAAGPDVYLLRRQTSMAFAGGMCVFPGGGVDPRDFDDELVDRGLWAGPSPAEWATRLGCDEPRARALVCAAVRETFEESSVLLAGASPTEVVADTTGDDWEADRVALESRELSLTSFLEKRSLVLRTDLLGAWSGWLTPVFEPRRYRTWFFVALLPEGQVTRDVSTESSSVMWTGALDAVAQVEEQQILMLPPTWLTCLEVGQHADPAAVLDDARGRTVEMFMPEVVADGEEFILSTPPAYAALMAAR; translated from the coding sequence ATGCAGCGGCTCCCGCTGCCCGACGCCCTCGTCACCCAGGCGCGGTCGTACGCCGCCGGCGACGCCACGCCGGCGGAGCCGCGCGATGCCGCGACGGTGGTGCTGATGCGCCCCGGTGCGGCGGGACCGGACGTCTACCTCCTGCGGCGGCAGACGTCGATGGCGTTCGCCGGCGGGATGTGCGTGTTTCCCGGCGGCGGGGTCGACCCCCGCGACTTCGACGACGAGCTCGTCGACCGCGGCCTCTGGGCCGGTCCCTCGCCCGCCGAGTGGGCGACCCGGCTCGGCTGCGACGAGCCCCGGGCACGCGCGCTCGTGTGCGCGGCGGTGCGCGAGACCTTCGAGGAGTCGTCGGTGCTGCTCGCCGGCGCGAGCCCGACCGAGGTCGTCGCCGACACCACCGGCGACGACTGGGAGGCCGACCGCGTCGCACTGGAGTCGCGCGAGCTGTCGCTCACCTCGTTCCTCGAGAAGCGCTCGCTGGTGCTCCGCACCGACCTGCTCGGCGCGTGGTCGGGGTGGCTGACACCGGTCTTCGAGCCGCGTCGCTACCGCACGTGGTTCTTCGTCGCGCTGCTCCCCGAGGGCCAGGTCACCCGCGACGTCTCGACCGAGTCGTCGTCGGTGATGTGGACCGGCGCGCTCGACGCCGTCGCCCAGGTCGAGGAGCAGCAGATCCTGATGCTCCCGCCGACCTGGCTGACCTGCCTGGAGGTCGGGCAGCACGCCGACCCTGCCGCCGTCCTCGACGACGCGCGGGGCCGCACGGTCGAGATGTTCATGCCCGAGGTCGTCGCCGACGGTGAGGAGTTCATCCTCTCCACGCCGCCGGCCTACGCCGCGCTGATGGCTGCTCGATGA
- a CDS encoding RidA family protein: MGAEARLAELGITIPEVVPPVAAYQPTARTGNLVFTSGQLPAKDGEMLAIGKVGGEVTEEEGYACARQCALNALAAVKAEIGSLDHVKRVVKVVAFVASTSDFTGQPRVANGASELLGEVFGEAGKHARSAVGVPVLPLDVPVEVEIIVEV, translated from the coding sequence GTGGGCGCGGAGGCCAGGCTCGCCGAGCTCGGCATCACGATCCCCGAGGTCGTCCCGCCGGTCGCGGCCTACCAGCCCACCGCCCGCACGGGGAACCTCGTCTTCACCTCCGGCCAGCTGCCCGCCAAGGACGGCGAGATGCTCGCCATCGGCAAGGTCGGCGGCGAGGTCACCGAGGAGGAGGGCTACGCGTGCGCCCGCCAGTGCGCGCTCAACGCGCTCGCCGCGGTGAAGGCCGAGATCGGGTCGCTGGACCACGTCAAGCGCGTGGTCAAGGTCGTCGCGTTCGTCGCCTCCACCAGCGACTTCACCGGCCAGCCGCGGGTCGCCAACGGCGCCTCCGAGCTGCTCGGCGAGGTCTTCGGCGAGGCCGGCAAGCACGCCCGGTCCGCCGTCGGCGTGCCGGTGCTCCCGCTCGACGTCCCCGTCGAGGTCGAGATCATCGTCGAGGTCTGA
- a CDS encoding sensor histidine kinase: protein MPAVGPSAIDQHPWRLGVHGRQWLDRLLVGGLLVLGLGHVLSGQAASAWFTLLEVVPLAWRRTHPWPAFVAVATSSALQAVVVGEPTVGQLAFPIAVYSVARWSSRSRGVAALLVGYAGALVAAVRWLIGFGSSLSPAALIPYTVTIGAIVTAAWALGFAAQERERYVASLLARAEQAERMAEREVELAARDERSRIAREMHDVVAHGLSVIVIQADGARYAAAKDPSVAVGTLETISTTGRSALAEMRRLLGLLRDGDTGVVPQPALEDVRHLVDEARAAGMRVEADLPDTLPEVPDGVGLAAYRIVQEALTNVRKHAGPSASVHLRLGVGREVDVEVRDDGRGAAADSDGHGLGLVGMRERAAAHGGSVTAGPSTGGGYVVRARLPL from the coding sequence ATGCCAGCAGTCGGGCCGTCCGCGATCGACCAGCACCCGTGGCGCCTCGGCGTGCACGGACGGCAGTGGCTCGACCGGTTGCTCGTCGGCGGACTGCTGGTGCTCGGGCTGGGCCACGTGCTGTCCGGGCAGGCCGCGTCCGCGTGGTTCACGCTCCTCGAGGTGGTGCCGCTGGCATGGCGTCGTACGCACCCCTGGCCGGCCTTCGTCGCCGTGGCCACGTCCAGCGCCCTGCAGGCCGTCGTGGTCGGCGAGCCGACCGTCGGGCAGCTGGCCTTCCCCATCGCCGTCTACTCCGTGGCGCGCTGGTCGTCGCGGTCGCGCGGTGTCGCTGCGCTCCTCGTGGGGTACGCCGGCGCGCTGGTCGCCGCGGTCCGGTGGCTGATCGGCTTCGGCAGCAGCCTGTCCCCGGCCGCGCTCATCCCCTACACCGTGACCATCGGCGCGATCGTGACCGCCGCCTGGGCGCTCGGCTTCGCCGCGCAGGAGCGGGAGCGGTACGTCGCCTCCCTCCTCGCCCGCGCCGAGCAGGCCGAGCGGATGGCCGAGCGCGAGGTGGAGCTGGCCGCCCGTGACGAGCGCTCCCGGATCGCGCGCGAGATGCACGACGTGGTCGCCCACGGCCTGTCCGTCATCGTGATCCAGGCCGACGGTGCCCGCTACGCCGCGGCCAAGGACCCGTCCGTGGCCGTCGGGACGCTCGAGACGATCTCCACCACCGGGCGCAGCGCGCTCGCGGAGATGCGCCGACTGCTGGGGCTGCTCCGCGACGGCGACACGGGTGTGGTGCCACAGCCCGCGCTGGAGGACGTACGCCACCTGGTCGACGAGGCGCGCGCCGCCGGGATGCGGGTCGAGGCCGACCTGCCGGACACGCTGCCCGAGGTGCCCGACGGCGTCGGGCTGGCGGCGTACCGCATCGTCCAGGAGGCGCTCACCAACGTCCGCAAGCACGCCGGGCCCTCGGCGTCGGTCCACCTCCGCCTGGGGGTGGGCCGCGAGGTCGACGTCGAGGTGCGCGACGACGGCCGGGGGGCCGCCGCCGACTCCGACGGGCACGGCCTCGGCCTGGTCGGCATGCGCGAGCGGGCCGCGGCTCACGGTGGATCGGTCACGGCCGGACCGTCGACCGGGGGCGGGTACGTCGTGCGTGCGAGGCTGCCGCTGTGA
- a CDS encoding response regulator: MSDPAIRVFLVDDQQMVRAGFRMLVESQDDMTVVGEAGDGGEALSQLAVTSADVVLMDVRMPRLDGVETTRRLLATDAPPRVIVLTTFDLDEYAFAAIRAGASAFLLKDAAPPDLLGAIRSVVAGDAVVAPSTTRRLLDHFAALPDPAAPATDDRLALLTEREVEVLTLIARGRTNTEIAADLVVAETTVKTHVGRILAKTGSRDRVQLVVLGYESGLVRA, from the coding sequence GTGAGCGACCCAGCGATCCGCGTCTTCCTCGTCGACGACCAGCAGATGGTGCGGGCGGGCTTCCGGATGCTCGTCGAGAGCCAGGACGACATGACCGTCGTGGGCGAGGCCGGCGACGGTGGCGAGGCCCTGTCACAGCTCGCCGTGACGTCCGCCGACGTGGTGCTGATGGACGTCCGGATGCCGCGCCTCGACGGCGTCGAGACCACTCGGCGACTGCTGGCGACCGACGCGCCGCCGCGGGTCATCGTGCTGACCACCTTCGACCTCGACGAGTACGCCTTCGCCGCCATCCGCGCCGGCGCCTCCGCCTTCCTCCTCAAGGACGCCGCGCCGCCCGACCTGCTCGGCGCGATCCGCTCCGTGGTCGCCGGCGACGCCGTGGTCGCGCCCAGCACCACCCGCCGGCTGCTCGACCACTTCGCCGCGCTCCCCGACCCCGCGGCACCCGCCACCGACGACCGGCTCGCGCTGCTCACCGAGCGCGAGGTCGAGGTGCTCACCCTCATCGCGCGCGGTCGTACGAACACCGAGATCGCCGCCGACCTCGTCGTCGCCGAGACGACCGTCAAGACCCACGTCGGCCGGATCCTCGCCAAGACCGGATCCCGCGACCGCGTCCAGCTGGTCGTGCTCGGCTACGAGTCGGGGCTCGTGAGGGCCTGA
- a CDS encoding TetR/AcrR family transcriptional regulator: MQKTRTDTRDAIVEAASRLLHEGGPAAMTTRGVAELAHVQAPTIYRLFGDKDGLLEAVAEHVMAGFVADKSAVMAAAAEADVDPVDDLRESWRRQIEFGLANPAVFRLLSDPDRVAGSPAARVGREVLVSRVRRVAVAGRLLVPEARAVALIQAAGVGAIHSLLATPAEERDPALGEDMMEAVLASILTDAPIDPSGGPVAAAIALRAAAPDLEALSPPERVLLGEWLDRVVGG, encoded by the coding sequence ATGCAGAAGACCCGCACCGACACCCGCGACGCGATCGTCGAGGCGGCGAGCCGGCTGCTCCACGAGGGTGGGCCTGCCGCGATGACCACCCGCGGAGTGGCCGAGCTCGCCCACGTGCAGGCGCCCACGATCTACCGCCTCTTCGGTGACAAGGACGGGCTCCTCGAGGCGGTCGCCGAGCACGTGATGGCCGGCTTCGTGGCCGACAAGTCCGCCGTCATGGCTGCGGCCGCCGAGGCCGACGTCGACCCCGTCGACGACCTGCGGGAGAGCTGGCGCCGGCAGATCGAGTTCGGCCTCGCCAACCCGGCCGTCTTCCGGCTGCTGAGCGACCCGGACCGCGTCGCGGGGTCGCCGGCGGCGCGCGTGGGCCGCGAGGTCCTCGTCTCGCGGGTGCGCCGGGTGGCCGTCGCCGGTCGGCTGCTGGTGCCCGAGGCGCGCGCCGTCGCGCTCATCCAGGCGGCGGGCGTCGGTGCGATCCACTCGCTCCTCGCGACGCCTGCCGAGGAGCGGGACCCGGCCCTGGGCGAGGACATGATGGAGGCGGTCCTGGCCTCGATCCTGACCGACGCCCCGATCGACCCGTCGGGTGGTCCGGTCGCTGCGGCCATCGCGTTGCGGGCCGCCGCTCCCGACCTCGAGGCCCTGAGCCCGCCCGAGCGGGTGCTGCTCGGCGAGTGGCTCGACCGGGTCGTGGGCGGCTGA
- a CDS encoding NAD(P)H-binding protein, whose protein sequence is MIFVTGATGALNGATVDHLLQHLPASDLVVVARDVAKADRFARLGVEVRRGDYADPASLPAAYDGADQLLLVSSNDRTADTVELHRSAIDAAVAAGVGRVLYTSHQAAAPDNPFHPGEVHFATEQLLAGSGVPWTSLRYGFYAHSLQWLAGPWRETGVIAVPGDGPVSWTAREDAAEAAAAVLLSDGAHDGPVTLTAPAAPTFAEIADTASELVGRTITSRVLTEAEWLAAQAAAGVPEQMSGFLLGFYRAAQAGFFAGTDPLLGELLGREPRSATEALAAP, encoded by the coding sequence ATGATCTTCGTCACCGGTGCCACCGGCGCCCTCAACGGCGCCACCGTCGACCACCTCCTCCAGCACCTGCCTGCCAGCGACCTCGTCGTGGTGGCGCGCGACGTCGCGAAGGCCGACCGGTTCGCCCGTCTCGGCGTCGAGGTCAGGCGGGGCGACTACGCCGACCCAGCCTCGCTGCCCGCGGCCTACGACGGTGCCGACCAGCTCCTCCTGGTCTCGTCCAACGACCGCACCGCCGACACGGTCGAGCTCCACCGCAGCGCGATCGACGCGGCCGTCGCCGCTGGGGTCGGGCGGGTCCTCTACACCAGCCACCAGGCGGCCGCGCCGGACAACCCGTTCCACCCGGGCGAGGTCCACTTCGCCACCGAGCAGCTCCTGGCCGGGTCGGGCGTCCCGTGGACGTCGCTGCGCTACGGCTTCTACGCGCACAGCCTCCAGTGGCTGGCCGGGCCCTGGCGCGAGACCGGCGTGATCGCGGTCCCGGGCGACGGACCCGTGTCGTGGACGGCGCGCGAGGACGCCGCCGAGGCAGCCGCCGCCGTGCTGCTCTCCGACGGCGCCCACGACGGCCCGGTGACGCTGACCGCCCCCGCCGCGCCGACGTTCGCCGAGATCGCGGACACCGCGTCCGAGCTGGTCGGTCGCACGATCACCAGCCGGGTCCTGACCGAGGCCGAGTGGCTCGCCGCCCAGGCGGCCGCGGGTGTCCCCGAGCAGATGTCGGGCTTCCTGCTGGGCTTCTACCGCGCCGCCCAGGCCGGCTTCTTCGCCGGCACCGACCCGCTGCTCGGCGAGCTCCTCGGCCGCGAGCCCCGCAGCGCGACGGAGGCACTCGCCGCGCCCTGA
- a CDS encoding ABC transporter ATP-binding protein yields MTTTLGTTTSTAASARGLTRTYGSGDSTVHALRGVDLDVPAGRFTAIMGPSGSGKSTLMHCLAGLDVATDGSVSVAGRDLAGLDDTALTLFRREHIGFVFQAFNLLPMLTAGQNILLPLELAGRAVDRARYDQVVGVLGLADRLGHLPSQLSGGQQQRVAIARALVTQPDIVFADEPTGNLDSEASAEVLGHLRRSVRELGMTVVMVTHELDAAAYADDVVVIHDGTVTAHLTDPGQDDLVTALRGRTA; encoded by the coding sequence ATGACGACCACACTCGGAACGACGACCAGCACCGCCGCCAGCGCGCGCGGCCTCACCCGCACCTACGGCAGCGGCGACAGCACCGTGCACGCCCTGCGCGGCGTCGACCTCGACGTCCCGGCCGGCCGCTTCACCGCGATCATGGGCCCGAGCGGTTCGGGCAAGTCCACGCTGATGCACTGCCTCGCCGGCCTCGACGTCGCGACCGACGGCAGCGTGAGCGTCGCGGGCCGCGACCTCGCCGGCCTCGACGACACCGCCCTCACCCTCTTCCGCCGCGAGCACATCGGCTTCGTCTTCCAGGCCTTCAACCTGCTCCCGATGCTCACCGCCGGCCAGAACATCCTGCTCCCGCTCGAGCTCGCCGGCCGCGCGGTCGACCGCGCCCGCTACGACCAGGTCGTCGGCGTCCTCGGCCTCGCCGACCGGCTCGGCCACCTGCCCAGCCAGCTCTCCGGCGGCCAGCAGCAGCGCGTCGCGATCGCCCGCGCACTGGTCACGCAGCCCGACATCGTCTTCGCCGACGAGCCGACCGGCAACCTCGACAGCGAGGCCAGCGCCGAGGTCCTGGGCCACCTGCGCCGCTCGGTCCGCGAGCTCGGGATGACGGTCGTGATGGTGACCCACGAGCTCGACGCAGCGGCGTACGCGGACGACGTCGTCGTCATCCACGACGGCACGGTCACCGCGCACCTCACCGACCCCGGCCAGGACGATCTCGTCACCGCGCTGCGTGGGCGGACCGCCTGA
- a CDS encoding FtsX-like permease family protein, producing MRTVLTASLRHHTRRYVAASLAVIIGVAFVVVTGMLTGATRSGLTADVGAPVAGLDHVVTIHDSREGARLLDTAAERDVPSLVIGYAMEPVSRDGVELAPAADVSEVSLDPALQWQELEAGRFPAAAGEALADANAAKSTGVEVGDTLRIGTGDLATDVEVVGLVDSPAGASSSLYVPWSTLEGFRDSTLWVDAVAWGGSTDLAAEVAPGATIESAETWVAARQAEISRGVDVIAIMALVFVFIALFVGVLVIANTFAILFAQRQRDFALLRCVGVTRRQLRRAIRLEALAMGVVASVVGILVGTALGYGLVALVHHWYADMGAAAIDPRWTGAALAVGVVVALAAAWLPTRAATKVAPLAALRPDTGVDVRSTAGRLRLALAALFLLAGALLMAVSIGTHTVPVMLGGGAMSFLGVLLLGPVLVPALIRLVGRVSGSGPVRQLATGNAVRNPRRTATTAASLLVGVTLTTAVLTGLASSRTEITREMDDDYPVDASITAVDRPLDADLASRTEAVDGVASIASLAGTTATIGKVSFPVVGATQEPGVVRGTDDLVPDDGVLVLPYDVVNELPTKLGDQVWDDEQATITVGGRERTLRVELSSGWGRSGIVSAATLAALDPAPQPTAIWVRAGDGADAEDLRGDLAALAGASGAGIDGGYSNRTWVDLQVDILTGAVVGLLAIAIVIALVGIANTLGASVLERGRENALLRAMGLTRSQLRRAMAVEGLLLSSVATLIGTTLGLVFAWVGVKVMVGTVVEDAGLTVPVLQLATVVVVAALAGLAACVVPARKAARVTPAAGLALD from the coding sequence ATGCGCACCGTGCTGACCGCCTCGTTGCGCCACCACACCCGGAGGTACGTCGCCGCGTCGCTCGCCGTGATCATCGGGGTCGCGTTCGTCGTCGTCACCGGCATGCTCACCGGGGCCACGCGATCCGGGCTGACCGCCGACGTCGGCGCCCCGGTCGCCGGGCTCGACCACGTCGTCACGATCCACGACTCACGCGAGGGCGCCCGGCTCCTCGACACCGCCGCCGAGCGCGACGTCCCCTCCCTCGTGATCGGCTACGCCATGGAGCCGGTCTCCCGCGACGGCGTCGAGCTCGCGCCCGCCGCCGACGTCTCCGAGGTCTCCCTCGACCCCGCCCTTCAGTGGCAGGAGCTCGAGGCCGGCCGCTTCCCGGCCGCGGCCGGCGAGGCCCTCGCCGACGCCAACGCCGCCAAGAGCACGGGCGTCGAGGTCGGTGACACGCTGCGCATCGGGACCGGCGACCTCGCGACGGACGTGGAGGTCGTCGGGCTCGTCGACAGCCCGGCGGGCGCGAGCTCGTCCCTCTACGTCCCGTGGTCGACGCTGGAGGGCTTCCGCGACTCCACCCTGTGGGTCGACGCAGTCGCGTGGGGCGGCTCCACCGACCTCGCCGCCGAGGTCGCGCCCGGAGCGACGATCGAGTCCGCCGAGACGTGGGTCGCCGCCAGGCAGGCCGAGATCTCCCGCGGCGTCGACGTCATCGCGATCATGGCGCTGGTCTTCGTCTTCATCGCGCTGTTCGTCGGCGTGCTCGTCATCGCCAACACGTTCGCGATCCTCTTCGCCCAGCGCCAGCGCGACTTCGCCCTGCTCCGCTGCGTGGGTGTGACCCGCCGCCAGCTCCGTCGCGCGATCCGCCTCGAGGCACTGGCCATGGGCGTCGTCGCGTCGGTGGTCGGCATCCTCGTCGGCACCGCCCTCGGCTACGGCCTGGTCGCGCTCGTGCACCACTGGTACGCCGACATGGGGGCCGCCGCGATCGACCCGAGGTGGACCGGTGCCGCGCTCGCCGTCGGAGTCGTCGTCGCCCTCGCCGCGGCCTGGCTCCCGACCCGCGCGGCCACGAAGGTCGCCCCGCTGGCCGCGCTCCGGCCCGACACCGGCGTCGACGTACGCTCCACGGCCGGGCGCCTCCGGCTGGCGCTCGCCGCGCTGTTCCTCCTCGCCGGCGCCCTCCTGATGGCCGTGTCGATCGGCACCCACACCGTGCCGGTCATGCTCGGCGGCGGCGCGATGTCCTTCCTCGGCGTGCTGCTGCTCGGCCCGGTCCTGGTGCCCGCGCTGATCCGGCTCGTCGGCCGGGTGTCCGGCTCCGGGCCCGTCCGGCAGCTCGCGACAGGCAACGCGGTGCGCAACCCGCGGCGTACGGCGACCACCGCCGCGTCGCTGCTCGTCGGCGTCACCCTCACGACCGCGGTGCTCACCGGGCTCGCCTCGTCGCGCACCGAGATCACCCGGGAGATGGACGACGACTACCCCGTCGACGCCTCGATCACCGCCGTCGACCGGCCGCTCGACGCGGACCTCGCCAGCCGCACCGAGGCGGTCGACGGGGTCGCCTCCATTGCCTCGCTCGCAGGCACCACGGCCACCATCGGCAAGGTCTCGTTCCCCGTCGTCGGCGCCACCCAGGAGCCCGGCGTCGTCCGCGGCACCGATGACCTGGTGCCGGACGACGGCGTGCTCGTGCTGCCGTACGACGTCGTCAACGAGCTTCCGACGAAGCTGGGCGACCAGGTCTGGGACGACGAGCAGGCGACGATCACCGTGGGCGGTCGCGAGCGCACGCTCCGGGTCGAGCTGTCCAGCGGCTGGGGCCGCTCGGGCATCGTCTCGGCAGCCACGCTCGCGGCGCTCGACCCCGCCCCGCAGCCGACCGCGATCTGGGTCCGCGCGGGCGACGGCGCCGACGCCGAGGACCTCCGCGGAGACCTCGCCGCCCTGGCCGGGGCGTCCGGGGCGGGCATCGACGGGGGCTACAGCAACCGCACCTGGGTCGACCTCCAGGTCGACATCCTCACCGGCGCCGTCGTCGGGCTGCTCGCCATCGCGATCGTCATCGCGCTGGTCGGCATCGCCAACACGCTGGGCGCGTCCGTGCTCGAGCGGGGGCGCGAGAACGCGCTGCTCCGAGCGATGGGCCTGACCCGCTCGCAGCTGCGTCGGGCGATGGCGGTCGAGGGACTGCTGCTGTCGTCGGTCGCCACCCTGATCGGTACGACGCTGGGGCTGGTGTTCGCGTGGGTCGGGGTGAAGGTCATGGTCGGCACGGTCGTCGAGGACGCCGGACTGACCGTCCCGGTGCTGCAGCTGGCCACCGTCGTGGTGGTCGCTGCGCTCGCCGGCCTGGCCGCGTGCGTCGTACCGGCCCGCAAGGCCGCACGGGTCACGCCGGCCGCAGGCCTGGCGCTCGACTGA
- a CDS encoding FxLYD domain-containing protein: protein MDEHRTSTRSAALLSALALTLLAACSGSPEPSPSAEGSGEGSGEGSGEPSAAAEATPVSATLQDRSNALNHLRITACPSGGGELEATGTVRNRGREAADYVVTVSWLDEDGSVVESVETTVEDVRPATNAPWSASATLDEPAGSCTTTLSRGALP, encoded by the coding sequence ATGGACGAGCACCGCACGTCCACCCGCAGCGCCGCGCTGCTGAGTGCGCTGGCGTTGACGCTGCTGGCCGCCTGCTCGGGCAGCCCCGAGCCCTCGCCGTCCGCGGAGGGGTCGGGGGAGGGGTCGGGGGAGGGGTCGGGGGAGCCGTCGGCCGCGGCGGAGGCGACCCCCGTGTCGGCGACCCTGCAGGACCGGTCGAACGCCCTCAACCACCTGAGGATCACCGCCTGCCCGTCGGGTGGCGGCGAGCTCGAGGCGACGGGAACCGTCCGCAACCGCGGCCGGGAGGCGGCCGACTACGTCGTCACCGTGAGCTGGCTCGACGAGGACGGCTCGGTCGTCGAGTCCGTCGAGACGACGGTCGAGGACGTGCGGCCCGCCACCAACGCTCCGTGGAGCGCGTCGGCGACGCTCGACGAGCCCGCCGGGAGCTGTACGACGACGCTGTCGCGCGGCGCGCTCCCCTGA